One part of the Thiomicrospira cyclica ALM1 genome encodes these proteins:
- the rpsA gene encoding 30S ribosomal protein S1 has translation MSETFAQLFEESLQLDRFQSGALIIGTVVGIDKETVMVDAGMKSESAIPRKQFEDAQGNLEVAVGDEVEVCLESLEDGFGETRLSREKAKRAKTWDRLEAAVEKNETVVGLVTGKVKGGLTVDVEGVRGFLPGSLVDTRPIRDFGFLEGKEVEMKLVKIDRKRNNVVVSRRAVIEQESSAEREALLANMEEGSVLKGIVKNLTDYGAFIDLGGVDGLLHITDMAWRRVNHPSEIVQVGDEIEVKVLKFDKERNRVSLGLKQMEEDPWSDMVARYPIGSETGGKVANITDYGAFIEIEDGIEGLVHTSELDWTNRNIHPSKVVHLGQEVRVKILDVDQDRRRISLSIKQCTVNPWEGFAATHNKGDKISGNIKSITDFGIFIGLDGGIDGLVHLTDISWAQNGEEAIRDFKKGDELETIILSIDPERERISLGLKQLEQDPFSQYVATNGKNSIVTGTVKSVDEKGAVIDLADEVEGYLRASELNEDTRDASSVLKVGDEVEAKITNIDRKSRSLSLSVKAKDAQEEADAIKGYTSSQDTASNTLGDLLKGQL, from the coding sequence ATGAGCGAAACTTTTGCACAATTATTTGAAGAATCCCTTCAACTTGACCGCTTCCAATCGGGTGCGTTAATCATCGGCACCGTTGTTGGCATCGATAAAGAAACCGTTATGGTTGATGCTGGCATGAAATCTGAATCGGCTATTCCTAGAAAACAGTTTGAAGATGCCCAAGGTAACCTAGAAGTTGCTGTTGGCGACGAGGTTGAGGTTTGTCTTGAATCTCTGGAAGATGGTTTTGGTGAAACGCGTCTATCGCGCGAAAAAGCGAAACGCGCTAAAACCTGGGATCGTTTGGAAGCGGCTGTTGAGAAGAATGAAACGGTTGTTGGCCTTGTTACTGGTAAGGTAAAAGGCGGCTTGACCGTTGATGTTGAAGGTGTTCGTGGTTTCTTACCAGGTTCATTAGTGGATACACGTCCTATTCGTGATTTCGGCTTCCTTGAAGGTAAAGAAGTTGAAATGAAGCTTGTTAAAATTGATCGCAAGCGTAACAACGTGGTTGTGTCACGTCGTGCGGTTATCGAACAAGAAAGCAGTGCCGAGCGTGAAGCGCTTCTTGCGAATATGGAAGAAGGTTCAGTCCTTAAAGGTATCGTTAAGAACCTTACCGACTACGGTGCGTTCATTGACTTGGGCGGTGTAGATGGTCTATTGCACATTACTGACATGGCATGGCGTCGTGTTAATCACCCATCTGAAATCGTTCAGGTTGGTGATGAAATCGAAGTTAAAGTGCTTAAGTTTGACAAAGAGCGTAACCGTGTGTCACTAGGCTTGAAGCAAATGGAAGAGGACCCTTGGTCAGATATGGTAGCTCGTTACCCAATCGGTTCTGAAACTGGCGGTAAAGTGGCTAATATTACGGACTACGGTGCGTTCATTGAAATCGAAGACGGCATTGAAGGTCTGGTTCACACATCCGAACTGGATTGGACTAACCGCAACATTCACCCATCAAAAGTGGTTCACTTGGGTCAAGAAGTGCGCGTGAAAATTCTTGATGTTGATCAAGATCGTCGTCGTATTTCATTAAGTATCAAACAGTGTACTGTTAATCCATGGGAAGGTTTTGCTGCAACCCATAACAAGGGTGACAAAATCTCTGGTAACATCAAGTCAATCACTGACTTCGGTATCTTTATCGGCCTAGATGGTGGTATTGATGGTTTGGTTCATTTAACTGACATTTCTTGGGCGCAAAATGGTGAAGAAGCCATCCGTGATTTCAAGAAAGGCGATGAGTTAGAAACTATTATTCTATCTATCGACCCAGAAAGAGAGCGTATTTCATTAGGTCTTAAGCAATTAGAGCAAGATCCTTTCTCTCAGTATGTTGCAACCAATGGCAAAAACAGTATCGTAACCGGTACAGTAAAATCTGTTGACGAAAAGGGTGCTGTTATCGATTTAGCCGACGAAGTTGAAGGTTACCTTCGCGCGTCTGAGCTTAACGAAGATACCCGTGATGCATCAAGCGTGTTGAAAGTAGGTGACGAAGTGGAAGCTAAAATCACTAATATTGACCGCAAGAGCCGCAGTCTTTCGTTATCGGTAAAAGCTAAAGATGCCCAAGAAGAAGCTGATGCGATTAAGGGGTATACCTCTAGTCAAGATACAGCATCTAATACCTTAGGTGACTTATTGAAGGGTCAGTTATAA
- the cmk gene encoding (d)CMP kinase, producing the protein MLKIITVDGPSGVGKGTLCERLCQMTGFHFLDSGAIYRSLAYGVILEKLSLDHEADLVALAASLPVQFQTGKIYYTQDDITQQIRNEEVAAMASQVAAIPSVRAALLQRQKDFAQPPGLVADGRDMGTVVFPQADLKLFLTASAQIRAERRVNQLKNQGLTANIDQIISDIEARDERDRNRSVAPLIPADDAFVIDTTSLNIEQVVEKSTEIMQQRAIL; encoded by the coding sequence GTGTTGAAAATTATTACCGTGGATGGTCCGAGTGGGGTTGGCAAAGGAACACTTTGTGAGCGTTTATGTCAGATGACCGGTTTTCATTTTTTAGATAGCGGTGCCATTTATCGCAGTCTGGCCTATGGTGTCATTCTCGAAAAGCTGTCACTGGATCATGAGGCCGATTTGGTTGCATTGGCGGCAAGCCTGCCAGTGCAGTTTCAAACCGGAAAGATTTATTATACGCAGGATGATATTACCCAGCAGATTAGAAATGAAGAAGTCGCGGCTATGGCCTCGCAAGTCGCAGCTATTCCGTCGGTTAGAGCGGCGTTATTACAACGCCAGAAAGACTTTGCTCAGCCACCAGGCCTGGTAGCGGATGGTCGCGATATGGGTACGGTTGTTTTTCCACAGGCAGATTTAAAACTATTCTTAACCGCATCGGCACAAATTCGTGCAGAAAGGCGTGTTAATCAGTTGAAAAATCAAGGTCTTACTGCTAACATAGATCAGATAATTTCAGACATCGAGGCTAGAGATGAGCGTGATCGCAACCGTAGTGTCGCACCGCTTATCCCTGCAGATGATGCCTTTGTGATTGATACTACGTCGTTAAATATCGAACAAGTGGTTGAAAAATCAACAGAAATTATGCAACAACGCGCAATACTTTAA
- the aroA gene encoding 3-phosphoshikimate 1-carboxyvinyltransferase: MKNIRFIVQPGGKLSGRIRVPGDKSISHRSIMLGSLAEGVTEVTGFLEGEDALATLKAFQSMGVSISGPNQGKVIIQGVGMKGLKQPKEALNMGNSGTSMRLLSGIVAGQDFTCTLTGDASLSKRPMKRVIDPLTQMGAQITSQDKGLPPLTIEGSSQLKAIDYNLPMASAQVKSCVLLAGLYAEGETRVVEPAPTRDHTERMLRGFGYEVTSRKLDDLATEARITGGGKLTATQIDVPSDISSAAFFMVAASIAPGSDLVIEHVGINPTRTGIIDILKLMGADILLENEREVGGEPVADIHVRAAQLEGVVIPEHLVPLAIDEFPVLFVAASAAQGQTVLTGAEELRVKESDRIQVMADALQAVGIDAQPTPDGMIITGGEQQAQSAAIISHHDHRISMAMTVAGLRAVAPIAIDDCANVNTSFPGFVSLAQSVGLMVTAEEA, from the coding sequence ATGAAAAATATACGTTTTATTGTTCAGCCAGGCGGAAAGTTAAGCGGTCGTATTCGTGTACCCGGTGATAAATCAATCTCTCACCGTAGTATTATGCTCGGCTCGCTTGCCGAAGGTGTTACAGAAGTCACCGGCTTCCTTGAGGGTGAGGATGCATTGGCGACTTTAAAAGCCTTTCAGTCGATGGGTGTGAGCATCAGCGGTCCAAACCAGGGTAAAGTGATTATTCAAGGGGTTGGAATGAAAGGCCTAAAGCAACCCAAAGAGGCTTTAAATATGGGTAATTCCGGCACGTCCATGCGCTTATTAAGTGGTATTGTGGCTGGCCAAGATTTTACTTGTACCCTAACGGGTGATGCTTCACTCAGTAAGCGCCCAATGAAGCGGGTGATTGACCCTTTGACTCAAATGGGCGCTCAAATTACCAGTCAAGATAAAGGTTTACCGCCATTAACTATTGAAGGATCTTCACAGCTAAAGGCGATTGACTATAACTTACCTATGGCAAGCGCGCAGGTGAAATCTTGTGTATTGCTGGCCGGTCTTTATGCCGAAGGTGAGACGCGCGTGGTTGAACCAGCGCCGACTCGTGATCATACCGAGCGTATGCTGCGTGGTTTTGGCTATGAGGTGACCAGTCGAAAATTGGATGATCTGGCCACAGAAGCTCGTATTACCGGTGGCGGTAAGCTAACAGCAACCCAGATTGATGTGCCATCCGATATTTCATCCGCAGCCTTCTTTATGGTTGCGGCATCCATTGCACCCGGATCAGACCTGGTTATTGAACACGTGGGTATTAACCCTACGCGCACCGGCATTATTGATATTTTAAAATTAATGGGTGCCGATATTCTGCTTGAAAATGAACGTGAAGTAGGTGGCGAACCCGTTGCTGATATTCATGTTCGCGCTGCGCAGTTAGAGGGTGTTGTAATCCCTGAGCATTTAGTACCTTTGGCGATTGATGAATTTCCAGTACTATTTGTGGCCGCATCAGCCGCGCAAGGGCAAACGGTGCTTACGGGTGCTGAAGAACTGCGTGTGAAGGAATCGGATCGTATTCAAGTGATGGCTGATGCCTTACAAGCCGTTGGGATTGATGCGCAACCCACACCTGATGGCATGATTATCACTGGAGGCGAACAGCAGGCACAATCAGCGGCCATCATTAGTCATCATGATCACCGTATCTCTATGGCCATGACGGTTGCTGGTCTGCGAGCGGTGGCACCCATTGCAATTGATGACTGTGCGAATGTGAATACGTCATTTCCAGGTTTTGTGAGTCTGGCTCAATCCGTTGGCTTGATGGTGACGGCAGAGGAGGCTTAG
- a CDS encoding prephenate dehydrogenase, whose amino-acid sequence MQTLQRLTVIGVGLIGSSFALKLKQLGLVDEVVGCGRNRVNLIRAIELGVIDRAESDPTLAVADADLVLLAVPLGSIAPIYRRIQPYLSRNAIVTDVGSAKASVISEIAGLLGECPANFVPGHPIAGRERSGVEAADSELYQQHRVILTPLTHTNTEAITRVSQLWQAVGAQVSMMTASYHDEVFAATSHLPHLLAFALVDMLNEHPELGNVFQYTAGGFRDFTRIASSDAAMWRDIAIQNHSAILKWLEAYQAELDKLAELLNKQDATELHQLFTAAKTARDAHIVNRAP is encoded by the coding sequence TTGCAAACCCTTCAACGTTTAACAGTCATTGGTGTCGGATTAATTGGTAGCTCTTTTGCACTAAAGCTTAAACAGCTCGGTTTGGTTGATGAGGTGGTAGGCTGTGGTCGAAATCGCGTCAATTTAATCCGTGCCATTGAATTAGGTGTAATTGATCGCGCAGAGTCGGACCCAACTTTGGCAGTGGCTGACGCTGATTTAGTACTTTTGGCCGTGCCGTTAGGTAGCATCGCACCTATATATAGGCGTATTCAACCCTACTTGAGCCGTAATGCGATAGTTACGGATGTAGGTAGTGCGAAAGCGAGTGTTATTTCCGAGATAGCAGGCTTGCTGGGTGAATGTCCTGCTAATTTCGTACCCGGTCATCCTATTGCTGGTCGGGAGCGAAGTGGGGTAGAAGCGGCCGACAGTGAGTTGTATCAACAGCACCGAGTTATTTTGACTCCACTGACCCATACCAACACAGAGGCTATAACCCGGGTCAGTCAATTATGGCAAGCCGTAGGCGCGCAGGTTTCTATGATGACGGCCAGTTATCATGATGAAGTATTTGCGGCAACCAGTCACCTCCCGCATCTGTTGGCATTTGCTTTAGTCGATATGCTCAATGAACATCCTGAATTAGGCAATGTATTTCAATATACCGCAGGTGGTTTTCGTGACTTTACTCGAATTGCGTCAAGTGATGCTGCTATGTGGCGTGACATTGCCATACAAAATCATAGTGCCATTCTAAAATGGCTTGAGGCCTATCAGGCCGAACTCGATAAGTTAGCTGAGTTACTAAATAAGCAAGATGCGACCGAGTTACATCAATTATTCACGGCAGCAAAAACGGCGCGTGATGCACATATCGTTAATCGCGCACCATAA
- the hisC gene encoding histidinol-phosphate transaminase: MAIVDQALPHIAKISPYIPGKPVSELQRELGLSRVTKLASNENPLGVSAKVEQAAKLALKTLGRYPDGNAFYLRAAIAEFTCRTMPEVMVGNGSNELLEFVGRVFAGPGDEVIFSQYAFAVYAITAQIIGATPIQVTAKAYGHDLDAMAAAITSKTKLIYLANPNNPTGSFFSADALTAFMQKVPANVVVVYDEAYLEYVERDDAPSGLALLDQYPNVIVTRTFSKAYGLAALRVGYLLAHPDIVNLLNRIRAPFNVNELSQVCAVAALADQDFVAASVALNKQERSKVITALTHMGYTPLPSEGNFVCVNMGPEAASINQQLLQLGVIVRPVANYGMADFLRISIGTEAENQHLITALAQVK, encoded by the coding sequence ATGGCTATTGTTGACCAAGCCTTACCGCATATCGCGAAAATTAGCCCCTATATTCCTGGTAAGCCGGTTTCTGAATTACAGCGTGAGCTCGGCTTATCTCGTGTAACCAAGCTGGCTTCTAATGAGAATCCGCTTGGAGTCAGTGCCAAGGTCGAGCAGGCTGCAAAACTGGCTTTAAAAACACTTGGACGCTATCCCGATGGCAATGCCTTCTATCTTCGTGCAGCGATTGCCGAGTTTACGTGTCGGACAATGCCTGAAGTGATGGTAGGGAATGGCTCTAATGAACTGCTGGAGTTTGTGGGTCGGGTTTTTGCAGGCCCAGGCGATGAGGTTATATTTTCGCAGTATGCCTTTGCGGTTTATGCCATTACGGCACAAATTATTGGCGCAACGCCCATTCAAGTAACGGCTAAAGCCTATGGTCATGACTTAGATGCCATGGCGGCGGCGATCACCTCAAAAACCAAGCTGATTTATTTAGCCAATCCCAATAATCCAACCGGTAGTTTTTTCAGTGCAGACGCGTTAACCGCCTTCATGCAAAAAGTCCCTGCTAATGTCGTTGTTGTTTACGATGAAGCCTATTTGGAGTATGTGGAGCGTGATGATGCGCCATCAGGCTTAGCGCTATTAGATCAATATCCAAATGTTATTGTCACCCGTACTTTTTCTAAAGCCTATGGTTTGGCGGCATTACGAGTCGGTTATTTGTTAGCGCATCCAGATATTGTGAACTTGTTGAATCGCATCCGTGCGCCATTTAATGTCAATGAGTTATCCCAGGTTTGTGCCGTGGCTGCTCTAGCCGATCAGGACTTTGTAGCGGCATCAGTTGCTTTGAATAAACAAGAACGTAGCAAAGTGATAACGGCACTTACACATATGGGTTATACACCTTTGCCTTCAGAGGGTAACTTTGTGTGTGTCAATATGGGGCCTGAGGCTGCTAGCATTAATCAACAGTTATTACAGCTTGGGGTGATCGTTCGTCCAGTCGCTAATTATGGTATGGCAGATTTCTTACGTATCTCTATCGGTACCGAAGCTGAAAATCAGCACCTTATTACGGCATTAGCGCAGGTGAAGTAA
- the pheA gene encoding prephenate dehydratase encodes MSTEAEQLQQIRQQIDAIDEHIQALITQRALCANQVADIKTQGGRVEAVFYRPEREAQVLRAVKARNTSVLSDDDMARLFREIMSVCLALEQPLRVAYLGPEGSYTHAAVLKQFGSFAQPVPVSTIEDVFKVVDTQQVDYGVVPLENSTEGAVTTTQDCLICTQATVTGEVELPIHHCLLGQSKNLQGITKVLAHPQALGQCRTWLRNNLPGVKLEAVDSNALAAQMAQEQADVAAIASEQAASLYQLHILKSHIEDAQNNTTKFWVIGRHAPTPSGEDKTAMILSLANEAGALLRILESFAKRNISMTRIVSRPASDQKWDYMFYIDITGHQQDPAVAEALAEVQANARFFKLLGSYPVSPLN; translated from the coding sequence GTGTCAACGGAAGCCGAGCAACTTCAGCAAATTCGTCAGCAAATCGATGCGATTGATGAGCATATCCAGGCCTTAATTACCCAGCGTGCTTTGTGTGCCAACCAGGTCGCCGATATCAAAACCCAAGGTGGTCGAGTTGAGGCGGTTTTTTATCGTCCTGAACGCGAAGCCCAAGTATTACGAGCCGTGAAAGCCCGCAACACCAGTGTCCTATCTGATGATGATATGGCACGCTTATTTCGTGAAATCATGTCAGTGTGTTTAGCTTTAGAACAGCCTTTACGGGTTGCTTATTTGGGACCAGAAGGTAGTTATACTCATGCCGCTGTACTGAAGCAGTTTGGAAGTTTTGCGCAACCTGTACCTGTATCAACCATTGAAGATGTATTTAAGGTGGTTGATACCCAGCAGGTTGATTACGGTGTAGTTCCATTAGAAAACTCAACGGAAGGCGCAGTAACCACCACTCAAGACTGCTTAATATGTACGCAGGCAACCGTGACCGGCGAGGTGGAATTACCGATTCATCATTGTTTATTGGGGCAATCTAAAAACTTGCAAGGCATAACCAAGGTTCTTGCCCATCCTCAGGCGTTAGGACAGTGCCGCACTTGGTTGCGTAATAACTTGCCTGGTGTGAAGTTGGAAGCAGTTGACTCTAATGCCTTAGCGGCTCAAATGGCACAAGAGCAAGCTGATGTGGCAGCTATCGCATCTGAGCAAGCGGCGTCACTCTACCAGCTACATATTCTAAAGTCGCATATCGAAGACGCGCAAAATAACACCACCAAATTTTGGGTCATAGGCCGTCACGCGCCGACCCCTAGTGGTGAGGACAAAACCGCGATGATTTTATCTTTAGCCAATGAGGCAGGGGCCTTGTTGCGAATCTTAGAAAGTTTTGCGAAACGCAACATCAGTATGACCCGCATCGTATCGCGTCCAGCCAGTGATCAAAAGTGGGATTACATGTTTTACATAGATATTACCGGTCATCAACAAGATCCAGCTGTTGCTGAGGCCTTAGCGGAAGTACAAGCGAATGCGCGATTTTTCAAACTGTTGGGTTCTTACCCAGTGTCGCCTCTTAACTAA
- the serC gene encoding 3-phosphoserine/phosphohydroxythreonine transaminase produces MTRTFNFSAGPAMLPEPVMQQAQSEFLDWHGTGMSVMEMSHRSQDYMAMAHHAEQTLREIMAIPDNYKVLFVHGGASMQFSAIPLNLADTGDVVDYFNTGVWSAKAIKEASRYAQVNVVCDNHAMIPDESEWKFSANAKYIHYTTNETIGGVEFLNQPNVPEGIPLIADMSSTILSRPIDVSQFGMIYAGAQKNIGPAGLAIVIVRDDLVGSARDITPTLLNWQTYAENDSMFNTPSTYSWYLAGLVFDWIKEQGGVAAMAEHNQTKAHRLYQAIDSIDFYTNPVPKSQRSWMNVPFTLQDASLDSTFLKESKDAGLLNLKGHKLVGGMRASIYNAMPQEGVDALIDFMRDFANRYA; encoded by the coding sequence ATGACGCGTACCTTTAATTTTAGTGCGGGTCCGGCAATGTTGCCAGAACCTGTGATGCAGCAAGCGCAATCGGAATTTCTCGATTGGCATGGCACTGGTATGTCGGTGATGGAAATGAGTCATCGCTCACAAGATTATATGGCAATGGCACACCACGCTGAACAAACATTGCGTGAAATTATGGCTATCCCCGATAACTATAAAGTGTTGTTTGTTCACGGTGGCGCTTCAATGCAGTTTAGTGCCATTCCATTAAACCTAGCCGATACCGGTGATGTAGTTGATTATTTTAATACGGGTGTGTGGTCGGCTAAGGCGATTAAAGAAGCCAGCCGCTACGCGCAGGTTAACGTGGTGTGTGATAATCACGCCATGATTCCAGATGAAAGTGAATGGAAGTTTTCGGCCAATGCCAAGTATATTCACTATACGACCAATGAAACTATTGGTGGTGTAGAGTTTTTAAATCAGCCTAATGTGCCTGAAGGCATTCCATTGATAGCTGATATGTCTTCGACCATTCTCTCTCGGCCGATTGATGTTTCGCAGTTTGGAATGATCTATGCCGGTGCGCAAAAAAACATCGGACCAGCCGGTCTGGCAATTGTAATTGTTCGTGACGATTTAGTAGGCTCTGCGCGGGATATTACGCCAACCCTGCTTAATTGGCAAACCTATGCCGAAAATGACTCGATGTTTAATACGCCGTCTACCTATTCTTGGTATTTAGCTGGTCTGGTGTTTGACTGGATTAAAGAGCAAGGTGGCGTTGCCGCCATGGCTGAACACAATCAAACCAAAGCTCACCGCCTTTATCAAGCGATTGATTCGATTGATTTTTACACTAACCCTGTGCCCAAGTCTCAGCGTTCTTGGATGAATGTCCCTTTTACATTGCAAGATGCGTCTCTAGATAGCACTTTCTTAAAAGAATCTAAAGATGCAGGCCTGCTTAATTTGAAAGGCCATAAGCTTGTTGGTGGCATGCGCGCCAGTATTTATAATGCGATGCCACAAGAAGGCGTTGATGCGCTGATTGATTTTATGCGTGATTTTGCAAATCGATACGCTTAA
- the gyrA gene encoding DNA gyrase subunit A — protein MSEFAREIHPISLVEEMQQSYLSYAMSVIIGRALPDVRDGLKPVHRRVLFAMNELHNDYNKPYKKSARVVGDVIGKYHPHGDTAVYDTIVRMAQPFSLRYMLVDGQGNFGSIDGDNPAAMRYTEVRMAKIAHELLADLDKETVDFTPNYDGSESEPNVLPSRIPNLLVNGSAGIAVGMATNIPPHNLTETINACIAFIDNPDIDIAGLVEHLPGPDFPTHGIINGTRGIREAYETGRGRVQIRARTLIETDKSGKQAIIVNEIPYQVNKAKLIERIAELIKEKKIEGITALRDESDKDGMRIVIELRRGENADVMINNLYKLTSMQTVFGINMVALINGQPKLLNLQEIIQAFVRHRREVVTRRTIFELRKAREKAHLLEGLAVALSNIDEMIELIKSSATSQIAKEGMLARDWPAGHVLQLLERVDPKDTRPEDLDAGFGMVSDDTYRLSAVQAQAILDMRLNRLTGLEQDKILEEYKALIAKIFEFLEILRNPDRLTEVVREELIAVKDEYGDTRRTEIDHAYLDLDEEDLIAVEERIVTLSQDGYIKTQPLSDYRAQKRGGRGKSATAMKEEDEVGQILVASTHDMLLCFSNRGKLYWKKTWQLPLAGRGARGKPIVNVFPLDEGESISSILPVSEFDEQHSVFMATKHAIVKRVKLIDFSRPRANGIIALDLLDGDELVGTALTNGEQDVMLFADGGKAIRFNENDVRVMGRQARGVRGMKLAEGQSVMSMQIAQANTLILTATEHGFGKCTPVEDYSTINRGGQGVISIKTSERNGKVVSAVSVTTDQEVVLITNKGTLVRTRVAEISVVGRNTQGVKLINVGKDEWVVGIAVVNMSDDEDDIELEDVTLSDEGNPDEAVANIEESTQQQEND, from the coding sequence ATGTCGGAATTTGCACGTGAAATACATCCCATTTCCTTAGTAGAGGAAATGCAACAATCCTATTTAAGTTATGCCATGAGTGTCATCATTGGCCGAGCGTTACCCGATGTTCGTGATGGGCTTAAGCCTGTGCATCGGCGCGTGCTATTTGCCATGAATGAGTTGCACAACGATTACAATAAACCTTATAAAAAATCGGCGCGTGTGGTTGGTGATGTGATTGGTAAGTATCACCCACATGGTGATACCGCGGTTTACGACACTATTGTTCGTATGGCTCAGCCTTTTTCATTGCGTTATATGTTGGTCGATGGCCAAGGTAACTTTGGTTCGATTGATGGCGATAACCCTGCGGCTATGCGCTATACCGAAGTACGTATGGCGAAAATTGCTCATGAGTTGTTAGCAGATCTTGATAAAGAAACCGTTGATTTTACGCCTAACTATGATGGTTCAGAATCGGAACCCAACGTACTGCCAAGCCGTATTCCTAATTTATTGGTTAATGGTTCAGCTGGTATTGCGGTGGGGATGGCAACCAATATACCTCCTCATAACCTTACCGAAACGATTAATGCTTGTATTGCTTTTATTGATAACCCAGATATTGATATTGCCGGTTTGGTTGAGCATTTACCAGGGCCTGATTTTCCAACCCATGGCATTATTAATGGTACGCGCGGTATTCGCGAAGCTTATGAAACAGGGCGCGGTCGTGTCCAGATTCGCGCAAGAACCTTGATTGAAACCGATAAGTCCGGCAAACAAGCCATTATTGTTAATGAAATCCCGTACCAGGTTAACAAAGCGAAGCTGATTGAACGCATTGCAGAGTTAATCAAAGAAAAGAAAATTGAAGGGATTACGGCGCTGCGTGATGAGTCAGACAAAGATGGTATGCGCATTGTTATTGAACTTCGTCGTGGTGAAAATGCCGATGTAATGATTAACAACCTTTATAAATTAACGTCTATGCAAACCGTGTTTGGTATCAACATGGTGGCGTTAATCAATGGTCAGCCTAAGCTATTAAATTTACAAGAAATTATTCAAGCCTTTGTGCGTCATCGTCGTGAAGTTGTCACCAGACGGACGATTTTTGAACTGCGTAAAGCCCGTGAAAAAGCGCATTTATTAGAAGGTTTGGCGGTCGCGCTGAGCAATATTGATGAAATGATTGAGTTGATTAAATCATCAGCTACATCTCAGATTGCTAAGGAAGGCATGTTAGCTCGTGATTGGCCAGCAGGTCATGTGTTACAACTCTTAGAACGTGTTGATCCGAAAGACACCCGACCTGAGGATTTGGACGCCGGTTTTGGGATGGTGTCGGATGATACCTATCGTTTGTCTGCGGTTCAGGCTCAAGCGATTTTGGATATGCGTCTTAATCGTTTAACAGGATTAGAGCAGGACAAAATTCTTGAAGAATACAAAGCATTGATTGCGAAAATTTTTGAATTCTTGGAGATTTTACGCAATCCGGATCGTTTAACCGAAGTGGTACGTGAAGAACTAATCGCGGTGAAAGACGAATATGGCGATACCCGTCGTACCGAGATTGACCATGCTTACCTAGATCTTGATGAAGAAGATTTAATCGCTGTTGAAGAACGTATCGTGACACTTTCACAAGATGGTTACATCAAAACCCAGCCATTGAGTGATTATCGTGCTCAAAAACGCGGTGGTCGCGGCAAGTCAGCTACTGCGATGAAAGAAGAGGATGAGGTTGGTCAAATTTTGGTTGCCAGCACCCACGATATGTTGTTGTGCTTCTCTAATCGTGGCAAGCTCTATTGGAAAAAAACCTGGCAGTTACCATTGGCGGGGCGGGGTGCGCGTGGTAAGCCGATCGTAAATGTCTTCCCATTGGATGAAGGTGAGAGTATTTCATCTATTTTGCCGGTTAGTGAGTTTGACGAACAACATTCTGTATTTATGGCGACTAAACATGCCATCGTTAAACGGGTCAAATTAATCGATTTTTCTCGTCCACGCGCAAATGGCATCATTGCCCTTGATTTGCTAGATGGTGATGAACTCGTTGGCACAGCCTTAACCAATGGTGAACAGGATGTGATGTTGTTTGCCGATGGTGGTAAAGCTATTCGTTTTAATGAAAATGATGTCCGGGTGATGGGGCGTCAAGCACGTGGTGTGCGCGGTATGAAACTGGCTGAAGGTCAGTCTGTGATGTCGATGCAAATTGCCCAAGCAAATACCCTGATTTTGACTGCGACAGAACATGGTTTTGGTAAGTGTACGCCTGTTGAAGATTACTCAACCATTAATCGCGGTGGTCAGGGGGTTATTTCAATTAAAACTAGTGAACGTAATGGTAAGGTTGTTTCGGCCGTGTCCGTTACAACTGATCAGGAAGTGGTCTTAATCACCAACAAAGGCACGCTAGTAAGAACGCGTGTGGCGGAAATTTCGGTCGTAGGTCGTAACACCCAAGGTGTAAAGCTAATTAATGTTGGCAAAGATGAATGGGTGGTTGGTATTGCGGTCGTAAATATGTCTGATGACGAAGACGATATCGAGCTTGAAGACGTAACTCTCAGTGACGAAGGTAACCCAGATGAAGCCGTTGCCAATATCGAAGAATCCACGCAACAACAGGAAAATGATTAA